One segment of Candidatus Poribacteria bacterium DNA contains the following:
- the nagB gene encoding glucosamine-6-phosphate deaminase: MEIIIQPTYAQLVAVSAEIIRDALLKKPNLVLGLATGSTPIGLYEALARMHKTEGLDFSKVTTFNLDEYVGIPPSHPYSYHTFMETHFFSVVNVPPENCHIPQSTAVAHEEFCERYEAAIVNAGGIDIQVLGIGKDGHIGFNEPSSSLGSRTRIKTLAQSTLEANAPHFGGTVDAVPKMAITMGVGTIMEAKQCLLLASGESKAEAIAHAVEGPITAEVPASVLQMHPRTIVVIDETAASQLKRVDYYKQVYANKQKLLSSS; the protein is encoded by the coding sequence ATGGAAATTATCATTCAACCTACTTATGCCCAACTTGTAGCAGTTTCAGCGGAGATCATTCGGGATGCCCTCTTAAAAAAGCCGAATCTCGTTTTGGGACTCGCTACGGGTAGCACCCCTATTGGGCTTTACGAAGCCTTGGCGCGGATGCACAAGACAGAAGGGCTCGATTTCTCGAAGGTGACGACTTTTAACTTGGATGAATACGTAGGAATCCCGCCGAGCCATCCGTATAGTTACCACACTTTCATGGAAACCCACTTTTTTAGTGTTGTTAATGTTCCGCCAGAGAATTGTCATATCCCACAGAGCACTGCGGTTGCACATGAGGAATTCTGCGAAAGATACGAAGCCGCAATCGTAAATGCTGGGGGCATTGATATCCAAGTGCTCGGTATCGGAAAGGACGGACATATCGGTTTTAACGAACCGAGTTCTTCCCTAGGTTCTCGAACGCGCATCAAAACGCTTGCGCAGAGTACCTTGGAGGCGAACGCGCCGCATTTCGGTGGCACTGTTGACGCGGTGCCAAAAATGGCGATTACAATGGGAGTGGGCACAATTATGGAAGCAAAACAGTGTCTGCTATTGGCAAGTGGGGAGTCAAAAGCGGAGGCGATCGCACACGCTGTGGAAGGCCCTATTACAGCGGAAGTGCCAGCATCGGTGCTACAGATGCATCCGCGAACAATTGTGGTCATTGACGAGACGGCGGCTTCGCAATTGAAACGCGTAGATTACTATAAGCAGGTTTACGCAAATAAGCAGAAACTCTTGAGTAGCAGTTAG
- a CDS encoding DNA helicase UvrBC, which translates to MATNDSIQRNTRWVQTFDRILEMLNLDIDRPVSVLKIEDGREVVVVQPNAFTISRIYATGRPDGMRPHGMDSYYDYFFAKLRTYEEQHGTREGFQLESEEWQTLFEESFHRYTRYLLFAGIKRWKDVQRDTATNIAVTNLARQCAPSDVAWQSYQYKGYMLMMHSIASAELSLQEDDAAAALQHIDAGIRQIGEFCGECLREAHGEAENITRERYLSNLIEFRSDLEALDTETTAAESDEEDILAELERLLNEDEDENEA; encoded by the coding sequence ATGGCAACCAACGACTCTATACAAAGAAACACCCGATGGGTTCAAACCTTCGACCGGATTCTCGAAATGCTGAATCTTGATATCGATCGTCCCGTGAGTGTCCTGAAAATTGAAGATGGTAGGGAGGTTGTCGTTGTACAGCCAAATGCTTTTACTATCTCGCGCATTTACGCGACGGGCCGTCCTGACGGTATGCGTCCACACGGCATGGATTCCTATTACGATTATTTTTTTGCAAAATTACGGACCTATGAAGAACAGCACGGGACTCGTGAAGGATTCCAATTAGAATCAGAGGAATGGCAAACGCTCTTTGAAGAATCTTTTCATCGCTATACACGCTACCTTTTGTTTGCGGGCATCAAGCGGTGGAAAGATGTGCAGCGTGATACCGCTACTAATATTGCCGTAACGAATCTGGCACGCCAATGTGCCCCATCAGATGTCGCTTGGCAGAGCTATCAATATAAGGGTTACATGCTTATGATGCACAGCATCGCCAGCGCAGAATTGAGTTTGCAAGAAGACGATGCAGCGGCAGCATTACAACATATAGACGCTGGAATCCGACAGATCGGTGAGTTTTGTGGTGAATGTTTGCGCGAGGCGCACGGGGAAGCAGAAAATATTACACGCGAACGGTACCTGAGCAATCTCATAGAATTTCGTTCTGATCTGGAAGCACTTGATACAGAAACCACAGCGGCAGAAAGCGATGAAGAGGACATCTTAGCAGAATTGGAAAGATTACTAAACGAAGACGAAGACGAAAATGAAGCGTAA
- the carA gene encoding glutamine-hydrolyzing carbamoyl-phosphate synthase small subunit has product MKAILALADGTVFEGEQFGATGETTGEVVFNTSMTGYQEVLTDPSYKGQIVTMTYPLIGNYGCNEADVESIGPQVEGFVVREYSAYHSNWRSKWSLDTYLAEHDIIGIQGIDTRALTRRLRVHGVMNGCLSTEDMNPESLVSKAKAWHGLVGWDLVQRVTCPNPYAWQHQANNNVDPKYRVVALDFGIKYNILRQLTEHGCEVQVVPAKTTAEEILAAAPDGVFLSNGPGDPMPVDYAIETIQGLMGKKPLFGICLGHQLLGLALGGKTFKLKFGHRGANQPVKHLETDRVEITSQNHGFCVDIDSLPNSVDITHVNLNDDTLEGIQHREYPIFSVQYHPEASPGPHDASYLFSRFTKMMDS; this is encoded by the coding sequence ATGAAAGCAATTTTGGCATTAGCCGATGGAACAGTTTTTGAGGGCGAACAGTTTGGCGCGACGGGTGAAACCACTGGCGAGGTCGTCTTTAATACCAGTATGACGGGTTATCAGGAAGTTTTGACCGATCCTTCTTACAAAGGGCAAATCGTCACAATGACATACCCGTTGATTGGCAATTACGGATGCAACGAAGCAGATGTTGAATCCATCGGCCCACAAGTAGAGGGATTTGTCGTTCGCGAATACAGTGCTTACCACAGCAATTGGCGTTCAAAATGGAGTTTAGATACCTACCTTGCCGAACACGATATCATTGGTATTCAAGGGATAGACACCCGGGCACTCACCCGTCGTCTCCGGGTACACGGGGTCATGAACGGCTGCCTTTCCACAGAAGATATGAACCCTGAGTCTCTGGTATCAAAAGCCAAAGCGTGGCACGGTTTGGTCGGTTGGGACTTGGTGCAACGCGTGACATGCCCGAATCCCTACGCATGGCAGCATCAAGCGAATAACAACGTCGATCCAAAATACCGGGTTGTAGCTCTCGATTTCGGTATTAAATATAATATCTTGCGTCAACTGACAGAACACGGATGCGAAGTCCAAGTTGTGCCCGCAAAGACAACCGCTGAAGAGATTCTCGCCGCGGCACCAGATGGCGTGTTCTTATCAAACGGTCCGGGTGATCCAATGCCAGTCGACTATGCGATTGAGACAATACAAGGGTTGATGGGCAAAAAACCGCTGTTCGGCATCTGTTTGGGGCATCAACTTTTAGGGCTTGCCCTCGGCGGAAAAACGTTCAAACTCAAGTTTGGACATCGCGGCGCAAATCAACCCGTTAAGCATCTTGAGACCGATCGGGTTGAAATTACTTCACAAAACCACGGATTCTGCGTTGACATCGACTCACTGCCAAACAGCGTTGACATTACACATGTTAACCTAAATGACGACACACTGGAAGGGATACAACATCGGGAGTATCCCATTTTTTCCGTGCAGTATCATCCGGAGGCATCCCCCGGTCCGCACGATGCCAGTTATCTCTTCTCGCGTTTTACAAAAATGATGGATTCTTAA
- a CDS encoding transposase, producing MVKRRKLTPKFKAAVVLEALRGESSQAELCRHHNLSETQVSTWKRQLLENAETFFESEDRFPSRESAERIAQLEQLVGRLTLALEIQKKALTFLD from the coding sequence ATGGTGAAACGAAGAAAACTCACGCCTAAGTTTAAAGCAGCAGTTGTGCTTGAGGCACTTCGCGGTGAAAGCTCCCAAGCGGAACTGTGTCGGCATCATAACCTCAGCGAAACCCAAGTCTCAACGTGGAAACGCCAACTTCTTGAAAATGCTGAAACCTTCTTTGAATCGGAAGATAGGTTTCCGTCAAGGGAGTCAGCGGAGCGAATCGCTCAACTTGAGCAACTCGTTGGACGGTTGACGCTGGCACTGGAAATCCAAAAAAAAGCATTGACTTTCTTGGATTGA
- the carB gene encoding carbamoyl-phosphate synthase large subunit, whose product MPKRTDIKKILIIGSGAIIIGQACEFDYSGTQACKALKEEGYEITLVNSNPATIMTDPDFADQTYIEPITADTVELVIAKERPQALLPTLGGQTALNVSVELAENGVLDKYEVELIGAKLPAIQKAEDRALFKEAMIKIGLDVPESGIAHSVQKALDLVKKIGFPAIIRPAFTLGGTGGGIAYNIEEYEKMVAAGLALSPISELLIEESVIGWKEFELEVMRDGADNVVIICSIENVDPMGIHTGDSITVAPIQTLTDKEYQLMRDAAIKIIREIGVDTGGSNIQFAVDPKTGKQVVIEMNPRVSRSSALASKATGFPIAKIAAKLAVGYNLDEIPNDITAETPACFEPTIDYVVVKIPRWAFEKFQGTDETLTTQMKSVGEAMAIGGTFKEALQKGLRSLETGWSGLDNHPLDELPLSELPSKLSIPNVKRIFYIKAALARGMSIEEIHAYTHIDPFFLYNLKEIVDFEQTLSQPGTQQYIKQHLQDPVLNHTPQNGEPDEIHIKKLLQQAKQFGFSDRQLADIYDVSEGTIRECREGLGIEATFKTVDTCAAEFEAETPYYYSTSSSEDEVRPSDKPKIMILGGGPNRIGQGIEFDYCCVHAALALKDDGYETIMVNSNPETVSTDYDTSDRLYFEPLTREDVLNIYHKEKPFGVIVQFGGQTPLNLAIALKDAGVPIIGTSPEDIARSEDRKLFKAVLDEIGLMQSPNGTATSSEEAAPIAAALGYPVIVRPSYVLGGRAMQIVYDEELLHEYMHSAVQASPEHPILIDKYLEEAIEVDVDAISDGEKTVIGGIMEHIEEAGIHSGDSDCVLPPYTLVDEQIENLKTFTYALAKALRVRGLMNVQYAIKNDEIYVLEVNPRASRTIPFVSKAIGVPLAKLAARVMAGKTLAELGFTREIEPTYFSVKAPVFPFNRFPGSNTRLGPEMKSTGEVMGIDTDFSRAFAKAQKACGYTLPLGGKVFISVKNKDKRAIIFIAKKLIDMGFELIATHGTAKVLLRNGMESELVFSIGKGRPTIHDYIKNHAVALIINTPTGDLHRPNELLIREMAITHNIPIFSTIPGAAAAVNAIDALQRGDITVTSLQDYFRTL is encoded by the coding sequence ATGCCAAAACGAACAGATATAAAAAAGATCTTAATTATCGGATCCGGTGCGATTATCATTGGTCAAGCGTGCGAGTTTGACTATTCAGGAACGCAGGCATGCAAGGCACTCAAAGAGGAAGGGTATGAAATTACCCTTGTCAATAGTAATCCTGCGACTATCATGACCGACCCGGATTTTGCCGATCAGACCTACATTGAGCCGATTACAGCGGACACCGTGGAACTCGTCATTGCCAAAGAACGTCCACAGGCGTTGCTACCGACGCTTGGTGGACAAACGGCTCTGAACGTGTCTGTCGAACTTGCGGAAAATGGCGTATTAGATAAGTACGAGGTCGAACTTATCGGTGCCAAATTGCCAGCCATCCAAAAAGCAGAAGACCGCGCCCTCTTCAAAGAGGCAATGATAAAAATCGGATTGGATGTCCCTGAGAGCGGCATTGCGCATTCCGTGCAGAAAGCCCTTGATCTCGTTAAAAAGATCGGTTTTCCGGCAATCATCCGTCCTGCATTTACGCTTGGCGGCACAGGGGGCGGGATTGCTTACAATATCGAAGAATACGAAAAAATGGTCGCCGCGGGTCTCGCGCTCAGTCCAATCAGCGAACTGCTTATCGAAGAATCCGTTATAGGTTGGAAGGAATTCGAGTTGGAGGTCATGCGAGATGGCGCAGACAATGTCGTCATAATCTGTTCGATTGAAAATGTCGATCCGATGGGAATCCACACCGGTGATAGCATCACCGTTGCACCTATCCAAACCCTAACAGACAAAGAATATCAATTAATGCGAGATGCGGCGATTAAAATTATCCGCGAGATTGGTGTTGACACTGGCGGCTCGAATATCCAATTCGCTGTTGATCCGAAAACGGGTAAACAGGTGGTCATTGAGATGAACCCTCGCGTCTCTCGGAGCTCCGCGCTCGCCTCAAAAGCCACTGGATTTCCGATCGCTAAGATCGCTGCAAAATTGGCTGTCGGTTATAATTTGGACGAAATACCCAACGACATTACAGCTGAAACACCAGCCTGCTTTGAACCTACGATTGATTATGTCGTTGTTAAAATTCCGCGGTGGGCGTTTGAAAAATTCCAAGGCACCGATGAAACCCTCACGACACAAATGAAATCCGTTGGGGAGGCGATGGCGATCGGTGGGACCTTTAAAGAGGCACTACAGAAAGGATTGCGGTCGTTAGAGACCGGGTGGTCTGGATTGGACAACCATCCACTTGATGAACTTCCACTGTCCGAACTTCCGAGTAAACTCAGCATTCCGAACGTCAAGCGTATTTTTTATATCAAAGCTGCCCTTGCGCGCGGAATGAGTATTGAGGAAATTCATGCCTACACGCACATTGATCCGTTTTTCCTCTACAATTTGAAGGAAATCGTTGACTTTGAACAGACCTTGTCCCAACCGGGGACGCAGCAATACATAAAACAGCATTTACAAGATCCCGTGTTAAATCACACGCCACAAAACGGCGAACCTGATGAGATACACATAAAGAAACTCTTGCAGCAAGCAAAACAATTCGGATTTTCGGACCGACAATTAGCGGACATCTACGACGTATCCGAGGGCACCATTCGTGAATGTCGAGAAGGGCTCGGCATTGAAGCGACTTTCAAAACCGTTGACACCTGCGCCGCAGAATTTGAGGCAGAAACACCCTACTACTATTCTACCTCTTCCAGCGAAGACGAGGTACGTCCATCTGATAAACCGAAAATCATGATCCTTGGCGGCGGTCCAAACCGTATCGGACAAGGCATCGAATTCGACTACTGTTGTGTCCATGCTGCCCTTGCGCTGAAAGATGACGGTTATGAAACCATTATGGTGAACAGCAATCCCGAAACCGTCAGTACAGACTACGATACTTCGGATCGGCTCTACTTTGAACCGTTAACGCGTGAAGACGTTTTAAACATTTATCACAAAGAGAAACCTTTCGGTGTCATTGTTCAGTTTGGCGGACAAACCCCATTAAACCTTGCTATCGCGCTCAAGGATGCAGGCGTTCCGATAATCGGCACCAGCCCTGAAGATATTGCTCGCTCCGAGGACCGGAAACTCTTCAAAGCGGTATTAGATGAAATTGGATTGATGCAATCACCCAACGGTACGGCAACATCAAGCGAGGAAGCTGCGCCTATCGCTGCAGCGCTCGGCTATCCTGTTATTGTTCGTCCATCTTATGTTTTAGGTGGACGTGCGATGCAAATCGTTTACGACGAAGAACTCTTACATGAATATATGCATTCTGCCGTTCAAGCCTCGCCAGAGCACCCAATCCTTATCGACAAATACCTTGAAGAGGCGATCGAAGTAGACGTTGATGCAATCTCCGATGGAGAAAAGACGGTGATTGGTGGTATCATGGAACACATTGAGGAGGCGGGTATCCATTCTGGAGACAGCGACTGCGTTTTACCACCGTATACACTCGTAGATGAACAGATCGAAAACCTCAAAACTTTCACTTATGCTTTAGCAAAAGCACTCCGGGTGCGCGGTCTGATGAATGTCCAGTATGCAATAAAGAATGATGAAATCTACGTGCTTGAGGTAAATCCCCGTGCGTCTCGAACCATCCCGTTTGTTAGCAAAGCGATAGGCGTGCCACTAGCGAAACTTGCAGCGCGCGTAATGGCAGGAAAAACGCTCGCTGAACTTGGATTTACCCGTGAAATCGAACCTACGTATTTCAGTGTCAAGGCACCGGTTTTTCCGTTTAATCGCTTTCCAGGTTCCAATACTCGACTTGGACCCGAAATGAAATCTACTGGAGAGGTAATGGGGATTGATACAGATTTCTCTCGCGCCTTTGCGAAAGCACAAAAGGCTTGCGGTTACACGCTACCGTTGGGGGGTAAAGTCTTTATTAGCGTGAAAAACAAAGACAAGCGCGCGATTATTTTTATCGCCAAGAAACTCATAGATATGGGCTTTGAACTCATCGCCACGCACGGAACTGCGAAAGTGCTTCTTCGCAATGGAATGGAATCAGAACTCGTCTTCAGCATCGGAAAAGGCAGACCGACGATTCACGACTATATCAAAAATCACGCCGTTGCCCTGATTATCAATACGCCGACTGGAGACTTGCACCGTCCGAATGAACTCTTAATTCGGGAGATGGCGATAACACATAATATTCCGATTTTTTCAACTATTCCTGGCGCAGCCGCAGCTGTTAATGCTATTGATGCGCTGCAGCGTGGAGATATTACTGTCACGTCCCTCCAAGATTATTTTCGGACGCTTTAA
- the pyrR gene encoding bifunctional pyr operon transcriptional regulator/uracil phosphoribosyltransferase PyrR, with protein sequence MREKAQVMNAEEMRRALLRIAHEILEQNHKHIGDLVLVGVKSRGDIIAHRIAANLEYIENIEVDVGAIDVTLYRDDLNLYETQIQVNSTELPFDVTGKRVILVDEVLYTGRTVRAAMDALMDFGRPAAIQLATLIDRGHRELPIAADYVGKNVPTSQKEFIRVQLAEEHGTDAATIYEKEDE encoded by the coding sequence ATGCGCGAAAAAGCACAAGTCATGAACGCTGAAGAAATGCGTCGTGCCTTGCTCAGAATCGCTCACGAGATTTTAGAGCAGAATCATAAGCACATTGGAGATCTTGTACTCGTTGGTGTTAAAAGTCGAGGCGATATTATTGCCCACCGCATTGCCGCAAATTTGGAGTACATCGAAAATATTGAAGTGGATGTTGGCGCTATCGATGTCACACTCTATCGCGATGACCTCAATCTCTATGAAACCCAAATCCAAGTTAATAGCACTGAACTGCCATTTGACGTTACAGGCAAGCGGGTTATCTTGGTAGATGAGGTGCTCTATACAGGACGCACGGTTCGTGCCGCAATGGATGCCCTGATGGATTTTGGCAGACCTGCAGCAATCCAACTGGCAACCCTGATTGATAGAGGGCATCGTGAATTGCCGATTGCTGCTGACTACGTTGGCAAAAATGTTCCCACCTCCCAAAAAGAATTCATTCGGGTGCAGCTTGCCGAAGAGCATGGCACAGACGCAGCGACAATATACGAAAAAGAGGATGAATGA
- a CDS encoding dihydroorotase, giving the protein MSDAFITNGHIIDPTNNIDEVGDLLITDGRIVRVDGKEKISKPTTTDVYDATGLIVAPGLIDMHVHLREPGFEHKETIATGTAAAAAGGFTSVACMANTSPVIDTPKKIEQIYDIAEETAATNVFPFGSITKDLAGNELTDMRGMRSAGAVGFSDDGVTVMNAALMRDALALSAELGFPIMVHCEDHNLNAGAVMNLGETSRKLGLTGSPNAAEDIIVARDIMLAEMTGGHLHVLHVSTAGAVELVRQGKDRGVHLTAEACPHHWILTDAEVEKQGTNARMHPPLRTQTDIDAVLEGLGDGTIDAIATDHAPHAPSEKAEGMLNAPNGIIGLETSLPLVFTYLVEPGHLTLMEAIAKITSTPANILGIDRGTLSPGAVGDVTIIDVDSVNRVDVTKSRSKSQNTPFDGWELKGWQAMTLRAGSRIGV; this is encoded by the coding sequence ATGAGCGACGCATTTATTACTAATGGGCATATCATTGATCCAACGAATAATATTGATGAAGTTGGTGATCTGCTTATCACTGATGGCAGAATCGTTCGAGTCGATGGTAAGGAAAAGATTTCCAAACCTACGACTACGGATGTTTACGACGCAACGGGTTTAATTGTTGCACCCGGCTTGATTGATATGCATGTCCATCTCCGTGAACCCGGATTTGAACATAAAGAGACGATCGCTACCGGGACAGCAGCTGCAGCAGCAGGTGGATTCACGTCAGTTGCTTGTATGGCGAATACATCACCGGTGATAGACACACCTAAAAAGATTGAGCAGATTTACGACATCGCAGAAGAAACCGCAGCAACCAACGTATTTCCTTTCGGTAGTATTACCAAGGACCTCGCCGGTAATGAACTCACTGATATGCGTGGGATGCGTTCCGCCGGTGCAGTTGGTTTCAGCGACGACGGCGTTACCGTTATGAATGCTGCACTTATGCGCGATGCACTCGCCTTGAGCGCAGAACTCGGTTTCCCAATTATGGTTCACTGTGAAGATCACAATCTCAATGCAGGCGCCGTCATGAATCTCGGAGAGACTTCCCGAAAGTTAGGTCTCACCGGCAGCCCAAATGCCGCGGAGGACATCATCGTAGCACGTGACATCATGTTAGCAGAGATGACAGGTGGACATCTCCACGTGCTTCATGTGAGCACAGCCGGTGCCGTCGAGTTAGTCCGCCAAGGCAAAGACCGTGGCGTTCATCTGACCGCCGAGGCCTGTCCACACCACTGGATCCTCACCGATGCAGAGGTGGAGAAACAGGGAACGAATGCAAGGATGCATCCACCCCTACGTACACAGACCGATATTGACGCAGTCCTCGAAGGTTTAGGGGACGGAACAATTGACGCAATCGCGACCGACCACGCGCCGCACGCGCCTTCGGAAAAAGCAGAAGGTATGCTCAATGCGCCTAACGGAATTATCGGCTTGGAAACGTCTCTACCCCTTGTGTTTACATATCTCGTCGAGCCAGGACATCTTACGTTGATGGAGGCAATTGCGAAAATAACCTCAACCCCGGCAAATATCCTCGGCATCGACCGCGGGACACTGTCCCCTGGCGCAGTCGGAGATGTCACCATCATCGATGTTGATTCGGTTAATCGGGTTGACGTAACAAAATCTCGTTCAAAAAGTCAAAACACACCTTTCGATGGATGGGAACTTAAAGGCTGGCAGGCGATGACACTCCGGGCAGGCAGCAGAATAGGAGTGTAA
- a CDS encoding sigma-54 dependent transcriptional regulator produces MDTQKTVLIVDADRTERELVCETLAGKGLRLVATGNMYQAFYHIEHLKVDILIAQLKARRIDGLALLEAAIQHHPDVGVIFITEPNILETDIGIRAMLAYKDTYFLPKPANPVHLAALLHRTLENQRLAFENRQLQSQIDENEGLRRLTGKSPEITKIREMIAQIAPTKATVMIYGARGTGKELVARAIHHRSLRHGPLIAFNCATLNENLAESELFGHERGAFSGAYHQRKGRFELAHGGTLFLDEISQLSLSNQARLLRVLEEREFERVGGDKTIQVDVRIVCATNHDLEKASRKREFLPDLYDRLNVVPIHLPTLQERIEDIPLLVKDFLEEFCLQNNKSLVSLSPEAIRTLMKYKWPGNVRELKNCIEGIVVMSTQSTIQQIDLPERILKATGIEFSNLPSVPDVWASTAVIEGKQPLNVEVGMSLDEINREALRATLESVDNNKAKAAEILKVSRRTIQRKAKEYGLRQEQDS; encoded by the coding sequence ATGGACACACAGAAAACCGTGCTTATTGTAGATGCTGATCGGACGGAACGCGAACTTGTCTGTGAAACGTTAGCAGGCAAAGGTCTCCGTCTCGTTGCTACAGGCAATATGTATCAGGCATTTTATCATATTGAACACCTGAAGGTAGATATCCTTATTGCACAATTGAAAGCAAGACGGATTGACGGATTAGCACTGTTAGAGGCGGCGATACAGCACCATCCAGATGTCGGCGTAATTTTTATCACAGAACCAAACATCTTAGAAACTGACATCGGTATCAGAGCGATGCTCGCTTACAAAGATACCTATTTTCTGCCAAAGCCAGCCAACCCAGTTCATCTGGCGGCACTGCTACACAGAACCCTCGAAAATCAACGTCTCGCGTTTGAAAATCGGCAGCTGCAATCACAAATAGATGAAAACGAAGGTCTACGTCGTTTGACGGGCAAGTCGCCTGAAATCACCAAAATCCGAGAAATGATTGCCCAAATCGCACCGACCAAAGCGACTGTAATGATTTACGGCGCACGTGGTACAGGAAAGGAATTAGTTGCTCGCGCGATTCACCACCGCAGTTTGCGACACGGTCCCCTGATCGCATTTAATTGTGCAACGCTGAACGAAAACCTTGCTGAGTCTGAACTCTTTGGACATGAACGCGGTGCGTTCAGTGGCGCCTATCATCAACGCAAAGGGAGATTTGAACTCGCGCACGGCGGCACCCTATTTCTCGATGAAATTTCGCAGCTGAGTTTATCCAATCAAGCACGCCTCTTGCGGGTGCTTGAGGAACGCGAATTTGAGCGCGTCGGTGGAGACAAAACGATACAAGTTGATGTCCGAATTGTATGTGCCACAAATCACGATTTAGAAAAGGCATCAAGGAAACGCGAATTTCTACCTGACCTCTACGACCGGCTTAATGTAGTCCCCATTCATCTTCCAACGCTTCAAGAACGCATCGAAGATATCCCACTCCTCGTTAAAGACTTTCTCGAAGAATTTTGTCTACAAAACAACAAATCTCTGGTAAGCCTTTCACCAGAGGCCATCAGAACGCTGATGAAATATAAGTGGCCCGGAAATGTTCGCGAATTGAAAAACTGTATTGAGGGTATCGTTGTGATGTCCACCCAATCCACAATCCAGCAGATTGACTTACCGGAACGAATTCTCAAAGCGACCGGAATAGAGTTTTCAAATTTACCCTCAGTTCCGGATGTCTGGGCATCAACTGCCGTGATCGAAGGGAAGCAGCCTTTAAACGTGGAAGTCGGTATGTCGCTTGATGAAATCAACCGTGAAGCACTCCGTGCTACCCTCGAATCTGTAGACAATAACAAAGCAAAAGCAGCAGAAATACTCAAGGTGAGTCGTCGTACGATTCAGCGAAAAGCAAAAGAGTACGGCTTGCGCCAAGAGCAGGACTCGTAA
- a CDS encoding sugar phosphate isomerase/epimerase gives MKKGICIGSLPGDSTEARFRLAKEAGFDGVEIGTLENDADRHERKQIAAQCQLEVFSVMNSKHWACPLSDPDDGVRAESRAGMLDSITTASAVGADTVLLVPAVVNDGTSYEEAYGRSQAEIHKLIPEAAEKGIAIALENVWNKFLLSPIEFCQYLDEFESDTITAYFDVGNIVLYGYPQHWIRSLGDRISKVHVKGFNADERRFTYLIEDCTINWNAVMAALEEIGYDDYITAELPVDKDNPEGTVHGISDDMDRIIAGNV, from the coding sequence ATGAAGAAAGGAATATGTATCGGTTCATTGCCGGGTGATTCGACGGAAGCGCGCTTCAGACTTGCAAAGGAAGCCGGATTTGACGGTGTTGAAATCGGCACCCTTGAAAATGATGCCGACCGACACGAAAGAAAACAGATCGCAGCACAATGCCAATTGGAAGTGTTCAGTGTGATGAATAGTAAACATTGGGCGTGTCCACTTTCTGATCCAGATGATGGCGTTCGCGCCGAATCGCGAGCGGGTATGCTTGATTCAATAACAACCGCATCGGCTGTCGGGGCAGATACTGTGTTGCTTGTTCCTGCTGTTGTAAATGACGGAACGAGTTATGAAGAGGCGTATGGGCGTTCGCAGGCGGAAATTCACAAGTTAATTCCAGAAGCGGCAGAAAAAGGCATCGCGATTGCCCTTGAGAATGTTTGGAATAAATTTCTGCTCAGTCCAATAGAATTTTGTCAGTATCTTGATGAATTTGAGAGTGATACGATAACTGCCTATTTCGATGTCGGCAATATCGTCCTATACGGGTATCCGCAACACTGGATCCGTTCTCTCGGAGATCGTATCTCTAAAGTACATGTCAAAGGTTTTAACGCAGATGAACGCAGATTCACTTATCTCATTGAGGACTGCACAATTAATTGGAACGCTGTCATGGCGGCACTTGAAGAGATCGGTTATGACGACTATATAACGGCGGAACTACCTGTTGATAAAGACAATCCGGAAGGAACAGTGCATGGCATCAGTGATGATATGGACAGAATTATCGCTGGGAATGTCTAA